In a single window of the bacterium genome:
- a CDS encoding DUF116 domain-containing protein: MKNRKGLFIGLSWLAFMIVVAISLATMYLIYPRIRSISTLVIVLWALLGLGILIVGGGLLLITFTAFTGFDVLYPHNGKSVTMRVLFPVVLELGGLLGFEKINLMEAFVDANNALLWAQRERLSTERILILLPHCLQFHECQWRITHDIENCKRCGKCVIAEIAELGDKYTSAIRVATGGTLARKVVSDYGPTLIVAVACGRDLSSGIIDSHPIPVFGVPNQRPNGPCFDTTVDVGEIERLLESLTNNVRLSEHTT, from the coding sequence TTGAAGAACCGCAAGGGACTATTTATCGGTCTTTCATGGTTGGCTTTTATGATTGTTGTAGCTATTTCCTTGGCAACGATGTATCTGATTTATCCAAGAATAAGATCTATTAGCACCTTGGTTATTGTTCTCTGGGCACTTTTAGGGCTCGGTATATTAATTGTTGGCGGCGGGTTGTTGCTTATAACCTTCACTGCATTTACCGGATTTGATGTTCTCTACCCTCATAATGGTAAATCTGTTACTATGAGGGTTTTATTCCCAGTAGTCCTCGAACTCGGAGGATTACTCGGTTTTGAGAAAATAAATCTTATGGAAGCTTTTGTCGATGCTAACAATGCACTATTATGGGCGCAGCGTGAGCGTCTTTCGACAGAAAGGATTCTTATTCTCTTACCTCATTGTTTACAATTTCACGAATGCCAATGGCGCATAACTCACGATATAGAGAATTGTAAACGCTGCGGTAAATGTGTCATTGCGGAAATTGCAGAACTTGGAGATAAATATACTTCGGCTATAAGAGTGGCTACCGGTGGGACGCTCGCCCGTAAGGTTGTGAGCGATTATGGGCCTACGCTAATTGTTGCAGTAGCGTGCGGAAGAGATCTATCTTCCGGGATAATCGATTCTCATCCCATACCGGTGTTCGGAGTTCCGAACCAACGCCCTAATGGCCCATGTTTCGATACTACAGTTGATGTTGGGGAAATAGAAAGATTATTGGAAAGTTTAACAAATAATGTTCGCTTAAGCGAACATACCACTTAA
- a CDS encoding Rne/Rng family ribonuclease, with amino-acid sequence MNTQIIVNKQVHESRIAILEDGKLVELLVERPDQRRMVGNIYKGKVERVLPGIQSAFINIGMEKRAFLHISDVARYDPFSDSEIEEEEDSQQRVRPRKRSQFKNDNIKEWLTAGDEILVQITKEPMGAKGPRCTTEISLAGRFLVLMPGQKHVGVSRKIRSQRDRYRIRKIIRDMKPEGAGLIGRSVAEGQDKKALARDLEYLVKDLDKIKQKTEVFEAPALMYRDTGMAAGMVRDLFSMDMNEFVVDSKTEYEKIKAYTQKVVPSLKDRIKLYRGKKPIFDAFDVETQIENMLKRKIWVRKGAYIVIDNTEALISIDVNSGRNVGKGKTYEDNLLQVNLAAVDEIARQIRLRDLGGIIVIDFIDMEYEKNRQTLIDTFRKAMSDDRARHKILDVNDFGLVILTRQRVQQSVVERISDTCPTCGGLGVVFSAVTIIARIERWLMRAVSSRTKNFIIIVHPVVAGELFAEKAERLKELEAAYKVRLECFADPVLSPDDYIILDADTGEEMTDEFTGNTNGMA; translated from the coding sequence ATGAATACTCAAATTATTGTAAATAAACAGGTTCATGAATCTCGTATTGCTATACTCGAAGACGGCAAATTAGTTGAATTGCTTGTTGAAAGACCTGACCAACGCCGTATGGTGGGGAATATATATAAGGGCAAAGTCGAAAGGGTTCTTCCGGGAATACAGTCGGCTTTTATAAACATAGGTATGGAGAAACGTGCGTTTCTGCATATCTCCGATGTTGCCAGATATGATCCGTTTTCCGATAGCGAGATAGAAGAAGAAGAAGATAGCCAACAAAGAGTTCGTCCTCGGAAAAGGAGCCAGTTTAAAAATGACAATATCAAAGAATGGCTCACTGCGGGCGATGAAATTCTGGTTCAAATAACGAAAGAACCTATGGGGGCTAAAGGTCCTAGATGCACTACTGAAATCAGCCTTGCGGGGCGCTTTCTAGTATTGATGCCCGGACAGAAACATGTTGGCGTGTCTAGAAAAATCAGGTCTCAGCGAGATCGCTATCGTATTAGAAAAATTATTCGCGATATGAAACCCGAGGGAGCGGGTCTTATAGGCCGCTCTGTCGCCGAAGGTCAGGATAAAAAAGCTCTAGCTCGAGATCTGGAGTATCTTGTTAAGGATTTGGACAAGATAAAGCAAAAAACAGAAGTGTTCGAGGCCCCGGCGCTTATGTATAGAGATACTGGGATGGCCGCAGGGATGGTGCGTGACCTTTTCTCTATGGATATGAACGAATTCGTGGTGGATTCAAAAACGGAATATGAAAAAATCAAGGCTTATACCCAAAAGGTCGTTCCAAGTCTTAAAGATAGAATAAAACTCTATAGGGGAAAAAAGCCGATTTTCGATGCCTTCGATGTCGAAACTCAAATAGAGAATATGCTTAAGCGTAAGATTTGGGTTAGAAAAGGGGCTTACATTGTTATCGACAATACTGAAGCCCTTATATCGATAGACGTAAATTCAGGTAGGAACGTCGGAAAAGGAAAAACCTACGAAGATAATCTTCTGCAGGTTAATCTTGCTGCAGTGGACGAAATAGCCCGACAAATAAGGCTTCGCGATCTAGGAGGAATCATTGTTATCGATTTTATCGATATGGAATACGAGAAAAATCGCCAAACATTAATTGATACCTTCAGAAAAGCAATGTCCGATGACAGGGCTAGGCATAAGATACTCGATGTGAACGATTTCGGGCTTGTTATTTTAACACGTCAGAGAGTCCAGCAGAGCGTTGTCGAGAGGATTTCCGATACATGCCCTACATGTGGAGGTCTCGGTGTCGTTTTCTCAGCGGTAACTATTATTGCAAGAATAGAACGTTGGCTTATGCGTGCAGTTTCATCGAGAACTAAGAATTTCATCATTATTGTTCATCCGGTTGTAGCAGGGGAGCTTTTCGCAGAAAAAGCTGAACGCCTCAAGGAACTCGAGGCGGCATACAAAGTGCGCCTGGAATGCTTTGCTGATCCGGTATTGAGTCCCGATGATTATATCATTCTGGATGCCGACACTGGTGAAGAGATGACAGACGAGTTTACTGGCAACACAAATGGAATGGCATGA
- the yajC gene encoding preprotein translocase subunit YajC, which produces MAAVTGQTDGAPQGNPILSFLPFILIFVVFYFLFIRPQSKKQKEHDTMINSLQKGDRVITAGGLIGSVIGVADDIITLKFGENFKAEVGKTYISGKVGETNA; this is translated from the coding sequence ATGGCAGCAGTAACAGGTCAGACGGATGGTGCTCCACAGGGTAATCCTATTCTGTCGTTTTTGCCGTTTATTCTAATCTTTGTTGTGTTCTATTTTCTGTTCATAAGGCCACAATCGAAGAAACAGAAAGAACACGACACGATGATCAACTCGCTTCAAAAAGGCGACAGGGTTATCACTGCTGGTGGTCTCATTGGGTCGGTAATTGGAGTAGCAGATGATATCATTACACTGAAATTCGGTGAAAATTTCAAAGCGGAAGTTGGGAAAACATATATCTCTGGTAAGGTTGGCGAAACGAATGCCTGA
- the fmt gene encoding methionyl-tRNA formyltransferase → MKILFFGTTEFSCSMLSSIISAGHEIAGVVTLPDKPVSRGHKAVPTAVKKLAMEKDLLLFLPDNLKDESFAAELKNLNADIGVVVSFKILPRRVFTAPRLGTLNVHPSLLPKLRGPAPVRWALIEGCEETGVTTFLLDDKVDTGEIILSRSIPVGFDENYEELFSKVIPVASEVLLESLESVGSGHYKSFKQDSLLATKAPKLNTEICRINWNKSAYMLHNLIRGLSPTPGAWTELNEQRYKILKALPIEKSGKPGEIIECDAKTALVVACGKGALKILKIQAPGKKAMDCGSFLCGCKLKLGEVFA, encoded by the coding sequence ATGAAGATTTTATTCTTTGGGACAACTGAGTTTTCATGTTCGATGCTTTCCTCTATTATTTCTGCAGGGCATGAAATAGCTGGTGTGGTTACTCTTCCAGATAAACCCGTTTCGCGCGGGCATAAAGCTGTCCCAACAGCAGTGAAAAAACTGGCCATGGAAAAAGACCTTCTGCTTTTCCTTCCAGATAACCTAAAAGACGAAAGCTTCGCTGCTGAGCTTAAAAATTTGAATGCCGATATTGGTGTTGTAGTATCCTTTAAAATACTTCCTCGAAGGGTTTTTACAGCTCCGCGCCTTGGAACCTTGAATGTTCACCCTTCACTATTGCCTAAACTAAGAGGCCCTGCACCTGTGCGCTGGGCATTGATCGAGGGTTGTGAGGAAACCGGTGTAACAACATTTCTTCTCGATGATAAGGTAGATACCGGTGAAATTATCCTATCGAGGTCTATTCCTGTGGGATTCGATGAGAATTATGAAGAGCTTTTTTCGAAGGTTATTCCAGTTGCATCCGAAGTGCTATTAGAATCTTTAGAATCGGTTGGTTCAGGTCATTATAAAAGTTTCAAGCAGGATTCTTTGCTTGCCACGAAAGCTCCAAAGCTAAATACCGAGATTTGCCGAATAAATTGGAATAAAAGCGCTTATATGCTCCATAATTTAATTAGAGGATTATCGCCTACTCCTGGAGCATGGACGGAATTGAACGAACAAAGATATAAGATACTCAAAGCTCTGCCTATAGAAAAATCAGGCAAACCGGGCGAAATAATTGAGTGCGATGCAAAAACCGCTTTAGTTGTTGCATGCGGCAAAGGGGCTTTAAAGATTCTTAAGATTCAAGCTCCGGGCAAAAAAGCAATGGACTGTGGATCGTTTTTATGTGGGTGTAAATTGAAGTTAGGGGAGGTTTTTGCTTGA
- the def gene encoding peptide deformylase has translation MPDEYPNKLTFCYWGNPILRKRTIEVENPESEETSRFIEKMLEKLNEHQGLGLSANQVNSDRRICLVAFPKEDEYSEVKALINPEILETSKDTVLYEEGCLSFPELYIKIERPFKVKVRTHIYGEGEIEFEGEGMLAEILSHEIDHLNGVVFIDHLPQIKKALLSKELKRIAREYNAT, from the coding sequence ATGCCTGACGAGTATCCAAATAAACTCACCTTTTGTTACTGGGGTAATCCAATTCTAAGGAAAAGGACAATCGAAGTCGAAAATCCAGAATCAGAAGAAACTTCTAGGTTTATTGAAAAAATGCTCGAAAAACTCAATGAACATCAGGGTTTGGGGCTGTCTGCAAATCAAGTAAACAGTGACAGAAGAATTTGCCTTGTTGCTTTTCCAAAAGAAGATGAATATTCGGAGGTAAAGGCGCTTATTAATCCCGAGATACTAGAAACGAGTAAGGATACCGTATTATATGAGGAAGGTTGTTTGTCCTTCCCTGAATTGTATATCAAAATTGAAAGACCCTTTAAGGTCAAGGTTAGGACTCATATTTACGGCGAAGGAGAGATCGAGTTCGAGGGAGAGGGCATGCTTGCAGAAATTCTATCTCACGAGATAGACCATCTAAATGGGGTTGTTTTTATCGACCACCTTCCACAAATAAAGAAAGCTCTTTTGAGTAAAGAACTTAAAAGAATTGCTAGGGAATATAACGCCACATGA
- a CDS encoding ComF family protein: MSVLSEIKAMGTGVRDLFFPRSCALCGVRTEDGPICKKCGFEFEINLTARCSNCGKIIEQTTGCPNCGEEMDCFLLPVLHFNEITREMIHLLKYGGRIDVGHHIGSVMAELLDIELFEGVDAFLPVPLHPVKKRSRGYNQSEIIAERLGSEFGIYVERKAIKRIRNTGTQTKLNVVERQNNVSGAFEAKLQLTNRTFVIIDDVITTGATTRELASTVKSAGGNVKFAVSIASPELEQSLEHEI, encoded by the coding sequence TTGAGTGTTCTTAGTGAAATAAAAGCTATGGGAACAGGTGTAAGAGATTTATTTTTCCCTCGTTCATGTGCATTGTGCGGTGTTAGAACAGAAGATGGTCCTATTTGCAAGAAGTGTGGTTTTGAGTTTGAGATAAATCTTACCGCGAGATGCTCAAATTGTGGAAAAATCATTGAACAAACGACTGGATGTCCCAATTGTGGTGAAGAAATGGATTGCTTTCTTTTGCCAGTGTTGCATTTTAATGAGATTACGCGTGAGATGATTCATTTATTGAAGTATGGTGGTCGAATTGACGTTGGCCATCATATAGGAAGTGTAATGGCTGAATTGTTGGACATAGAACTTTTCGAAGGTGTGGATGCTTTTTTACCTGTTCCTCTTCATCCGGTAAAAAAACGCTCGCGGGGTTACAATCAAAGCGAAATAATCGCTGAGAGGTTGGGTAGCGAATTTGGTATATATGTGGAGAGAAAGGCTATCAAGAGGATTAGAAATACTGGAACGCAAACAAAACTTAATGTCGTGGAACGTCAGAATAATGTTTCCGGCGCTTTTGAGGCAAAACTTCAGCTAACAAATAGGACTTTCGTCATTATCGACGATGTAATAACAACCGGCGCCACTACCCGAGAGCTGGCGTCAACGGTTAAATCAGCCGGAGGGAATGTTAAATTCGCAGTGTCTATAGCTTCTCCGGAACTCGAACAATCACTAGAACATGAAATCTAA